A window of the Macaca nemestrina isolate mMacNem1 chromosome X, mMacNem.hap1, whole genome shotgun sequence genome harbors these coding sequences:
- the LOC105467976 gene encoding protein sprouty homolog 3, protein MDAAVTDDFQQILPIEQLRSTHASNDYVERPPAPCKQALSSPSLIVQTHKSDWSLATMPTSLPRSLSQCHQLQPLPQHLSQSSIASSMSHSTTASDQRLLASITPSPSGQSIIRTQPGAGVHPKADGALKGEAEQSAGHPSEHLFICEECGRCKCVPCTAARPLPSCWLCNQRCLCSAESLLDYGTCLCCVKGLFYHCSTDDEDNCADEPCSCGPSSCFVRWAAMSLISLFLPCLCCYLPTRGCLHLCQRGYDSLRRPGCRCKRHTNTVCRKISSGSAPFPKAQEKSV, encoded by the coding sequence ATGGATGCTGCGGTGACAGATGATTTTCAACAAATTCTGCCTATTGAACAGCTGCGCTCTACTCATGCTAGCAATGACTATGTGGAACGGCCTCCAGCCCCCTGTAAACAGGCCCTCTCAAGCCCTTCCCTTATTGTGCAAACCCACAAGTCTGATTGGTCTCTGGCTACCATGCCTACTTCTCTCCCCCGTAGTCTCAGCCAGTGCCATCAACTGCAGCCCTTGCCTCAGCATCTGAGCCAATCTAGCATTGCCAGCTCAATGTCTCATAGCACCACTGCCTCTGATCAAAGGCTCTTGGCCAGCATTACACCCTCACCTTCAGGCCAGTCCATCATCCGAACCCAGCCTGGAGCAGGGGTCCACCCAAAGGCTGATGGTGCTCTGAAGGGAGAAGCTGAGCAATCTGCAGGGCACCCTAGTGAGCACCTCTTCATCTGTGAGGAGTGTGGGCGCTGCAAGTGTGTCCCCTGCACAGCAGCTCGCCCTCTCCCCTCCTGCTGGCTGTGCAACCAGCGTTGCCTTTGCTCTGCTGAGAGCCTCCTCGATTATGGCACTTGTCTCTGCTGTGTCAAGGGCCTCTTCTACCACTGCTCCACTGATGATGAAGACAACTGTGCTGATGAGCCCTGCTCTTGTGGGCCTAGTTCTTGCTTCGTCCGCTGGGCAGCCATGAGCCTCATCTCCCTCTTCCTACCCTGCCTGTGCTGCTACCTGCCTACCCGTGGATGCCTCCATCTGTGCCAACGGGGCTACGATAGCCTCCGGCGACCAGGCTGCCGCTGCAAGAGGCACACCAACACTGTGTGCAGAAAGATCTCTTCTGGTAGTGCACCCTTCCCCAAGGCCCAGGAAAAGTCTGTATGA